From a single Ornithorhynchus anatinus isolate Pmale09 chromosome 15, mOrnAna1.pri.v4, whole genome shotgun sequence genomic region:
- the KIF2B gene encoding kinesin-like protein KIF2B, which yields MASGPGGGGPGQGAGRHRAAPPPGRDPSGPHPRSPAAPPHRPSAASTLPRLTTAAQGPPRAPPAPSPRERFGDLQAGICLAIRRSDGRIHSAVVTSLNPDHDSVTVEWVEQGGSKGKKVDLNSVFLLNPNLAPALPREEPPQSPGPPAPRSAEGDRPAPGRRPGVTPLNGEIPCGDSPAVTPAPSTTPSPWRWRKSQCVREVERLRERRESRRRKLKEAEAHRGRGPTGEWAAGAGAHPNREISGMIQEYRRRLDRARIPSAGRRPADDRRICVCVRKRPLNPRELAMRDLDVVTIPAGDIVLVHESKQRVDLTRYLDHQTFRFDRAFDATASNEVVYRHTAQPLVRTIFRRGRATCFAYGQTGSGKTHTMGGDFSGRDPEGSAGIYTLAARDVFLLLAEPGYGRLGLKVFCTFFEIYGGKVYDLLNWKRRLRVLEDGKQQVQVVGLHEEEVARVEDVLSLLELGNGCRMSGQTSANAHSSRSHAIFQIILRTGTGALHGKFSLIDLAGNERGADTSRANRQRQLEGAEINKSLLALKECIRALGRNKPHTPFRASKLTQVLRDSFIGVDSATCMIATISPGMTSCENTLNTLRYANRVKELAVDPGTVCHVHGAPEPGPPAGAGTPGGPPDRPDALRVRDEEGQPAPEPGARSPVSPCGDLGQWLGTVLDAAQGVSCDIDFRAAEFESALEQKIGVLAEILAKVKGFRADLR from the exons ATGG cgtcgggccccggggggggggggccggggcagggtgcGGGGAGACACAGGGCTgcgcccccgcccggccgggaCCCCTCTGGCCCTCACCCTCggtcccccgccgcccctccgcaCCGGCCGTCGGCGGCCTCGACGCTCCCCCGGCTCACCACGGCCGCCCAGGGCCCCCCcagagccccccccgccccctcgccccgggaGCGCTTCGGGGACCTGCAGGCGGGCATCTGCCTGGCCATCCGGAGGAGCGACGGCCGCATCCACTCGGCCGTGGTCACCTCGCTCAACCCCGACCATGACAGCGTCACGGTGGAGTGGGTCGAGCAGGGGGGCAGCAAGGGCAAGAAGGTGGACCTCAACAGCGTCTTCCTTCTCAACCCCAAcctggcccccgccctcccccgggagGAGCCCCCGCagtcccccgg CCCTCCGGCGCCCCGCTCGGCCGAGGGCGACCGGCCGGCGCCCGGCCGGCGCCCGGGGGTCACCCCGCTGAATGGCGAGATCCCGTGCGGGGACAGCCCGGCGGtgaccccggccccctccacgACCCCTTCCCCGTGGAGGTGGCGCAAATCCCAGTGCGTGCGGGAGGTGGAGAGGCTGCGGGAGCGACGGGAGAGCAGGAGGCGGAAGCTGAAGGAGGCCGAGGcccaccggggccgggggccgaccgGGGAgtgggcggccggggccggggcccaccCCAACCGGGAGATCTCGGGCATGATCCAGGAGTACCGGCGGCGGCTGGACCGGGCCCGGATCCCCtccgccggccgccggcccgcgGACGACCGCCGCATCTGCGTCTGCGTGCGCAAGAGGCCGCTGAACCCCCGGGAGCTGGCCATGAGGGACCTGGACGTGGTGACCATCCCCGCCGGCGACATCGTCCTGGTGCACGAGTCCAAGCAGAGGGTGGACCTGACCCGCTACCTGGACCACCAGACCTTCCGCTTCGACCGCGCCTTCGACGCCACCGCCTCCAACGAGGTCGTCTACCGCCACACGGCCCAGCCGCTGGTCCGGACCATCTTCCGCCGGGGCCGGGCCACCTGCTTCGCCTACGGCCAGACGGGCAGCGGCAAGACCCACACCATGGGCGGCGACTTCTCGGGCCGGGACCCCGAGGGCTCGGCGGGCATCTACACGCTGGCCGCCCGCGACGTCTTCCTGCTGCTCGCGGAGCCCGGCTACGGGCGGCTGGGGCTCAAGGTGTTCTGCACGTTCTTCGAGATCTACGGCGGCAAGGTGTACGACCTGCTCAACTGGAAGAGGAGGCTGCGGGTCCTGGAGGACGGCAAGCAGCAGGTCCAGGTGGTGGGCCTGCACGAGGAAGAGGTCGCCCGCGTGGAGGACGTCCTGAGCCTCCTGGAGCTGGGCAACGGCTGCCGGATGTCCGGCCAGACCTCGGCCAACGCCCACTCCTCCCGCAGCCACGCCATCTTCCAGATCATCCTGCGGACCGGTACCGGCGCCTTGCACGGCAAGTTCTCGCTCATCGACCTGGCCGGCAACGAACGGGGCGCGGACACGTCCAGGGCCAACCGGCAGAGGCAGCTGGAGGGCGCCGAGATCAACAAGAgcctcctggccctcaaggaatgCATCCGGGCCCTGGGCCGCAACAAGCCCCACACCCCCTTCCGGGCCAGCAAGCTCACCCAGGTCCTGCGCGACTCCTTCATCGGGGTCGACTCGGCCACGTGCATGATCGCCACCATCTCGCCGGGGATGACCTCCTGCGAGAACACGCTCAACACGCTGCGCTACGCCAACAGGGTGAAGGAGCTGGCGGTCGACCCGGGCACCGTGTGCCACGTCCACGGGGCCCCAGAGCCGGGccccccggcgggggccgggaccccgggggggccGCCCGACCGTCCGGACGCGCTCCGCGTCCGGGACGAGGAGGGGCAGCCCGCTCCGGAGCCGGGGGCCCGATCCCCGGTGTCGCCCTGCGGGGACCTCGGCCAGTGGCTCGGGACCGTCCTGGACGCGGCCCAGGGCGTCAGCTGCGATATCGACTTCCGGGCGGCCGAGTTTGAGAGCGCCCTGGAGCAGAAGATCGGGGTCCTGGCCGAAATCCTAGCCAAAGTCAAGGGCTTCCGGGCCGACCTGCGGTAA